Sequence from the Candidatus Cloacimonadota bacterium genome:
GGGAACTTGGAGATGGCGTGTTTTCCCGCCGTGTCAGAATTCGGCACACCCTCCGTTGCAGGAAGCCAGGCAGAATAAGCAGGAAGGACCTCACCAGCACCAGCTATGGCATAGCACCACTCCCACTCCACGCCGCCGGCAGCCGAAGTTGTCTTGGCCCAATGGAGGTGGGGTCTGATTGCTGAACCGGCAAACCAAGCGTGAGGCATTTGTGCAATACCCGCGATCAGATTGACCGCACTGCCGGAAAAGAGAAGCGTTCCTGGAACAACGCTCTTATCGACGGTCGGTGCATCTGTCGCACCAGCCGGATTGATTCCTTGGGCCGGAAAACGCAGGTCGTCCCACCCAAGGTAAGGAGTATCCACCGAATCCTTGGTGGCGAAACCGGCGATCTGAGAAGACCCGTCGAGCGCGTAGCGAACAATCTCAATGGTTTCCCCACCTTGAGTCAGGCTGGTGACTTTCCCAACCTCGTCACGCACAACGATCGCGGCATCAGAAATTTCCAGCGGAGTACCATCAACGATCAGATTGGTTGGGGTGCCGTTGCTGGCACGTTCAATTCTGACCACATCCAGGGCATTCAGCCCTGCGTCCAGTTCGCCGAAGTTCATCGCTTGACTCCTAAGAAAAAAAAGGTTGTGGTGGCCTGCATCATACCTTAGACCATCCAAATACCCCAGATTTCACGTGAGGCTAATTATATGTTGCAGGTACGGCCATGATTGGAAGCTCAACTGACCAATCATTATTACCTTTCTCTCCGACCACCACACCAAGATCATTGATACCATAAAAATACGCCGAATCAAGACCGAATGTCCCTGCGTCTATGGCGGTTCCGTCAGCTAACCAAATTGCCGCATGATCTACACCGGCAACCGTTACATATCCAACCACCACACCTGAACTATTTATGCCGTTTATTGCTCCTTCTGTTCCTCCTACGGGTAAATCAAGAAAAGTTGGTGTTCCATCAGCGGACCACTTACAGGGTTGATAGGCACCGGCAACATCTACATATCCAGCCACCACACCTGAACTATTTATGCCGTTTATTGCTCCTTCTGTTCCTCCTACGGGTAAATCAAGAAAAGTTGGTGTTCCATCAGCGGACCACTTGCACGGCTGATTGACGTCGGTAACCTTTGCGTATCCAGCCATCACACCTGAACTATTTATGGAGGTTGCAGCGCCTTCTGTTGCTTCTGCGGGCAGGGCAAGGACGGTTGGTGTTCCATCGACAGACCACTTGCACGGCTGATAGACGTCGGTAACCTTTGCGTATCCAGCCATCACACCTGAACTATTTATGGCCTGTAGCGAACCTTCTGTTCCTCCTGCGGGCAGGGCAAGGACGGTTGGTGTTCCATCGGCGGACCATTTGCATGGCTGATAGATACCTGTAACCGTTACATATCCACCCATCACACCTGAACTATTTATGGAGTTTGCAGCGCCTATTGTTCCCCCTGCGGGTAGTGTAAGATCGACTTGGACCAGGCCAGTAGCAAACGCGCTACGAACAGCAGCCCCGATCTTTCCAAACGAGTTCAGGCAAAACATGGGTTAGGCACCCTGGATTGCAGCGACCTTCATGCCACCGGTGACGGCGAAATATTCAACCGAACCGCTTGGCATATAGAGCGTGCTCACCGTCGCTGTTGGATTTGCTCCGAAGGCGAGATTGACCGGGGTGTCGGTAGCGATGCGAACGAACCTGGTGCTCGCGTTGAAGGCTGCTGATTGTGCGGAAGCACCTGCAACACTCACCGTCTGTTCAGCCAGCGGCGGCACGGCTGCCACCTCAATACCGGCCCCTGATTCTGCTGCACCTTTGTTGGCTAACTCGGTGATGTAAATTTTTGCCACGGTGTTTCTCCTAAGAAAAAAGGGGGTGAGTTGAACTCACCCCCTTGATCATACACCTGCCTTGCGGCTTAGGCCAGATCACCTGCGCCGACAAAGGCAACAGCCATCCACTGCTGGTTCAGCAGGACGGAGGCAGCGTAGAACTTGGCGCCGACGTAGCCCCGCTGGGCAAGGGGGTCAGCGGAGTCACGGTTGCCGACGGGGATCACGCCCAAGTCGAAGGACTTGGAGCCACGCAGGGCGACCGTACCGTAACCGCTTTGGGCGGTCATGATGATCGGATACACGTCGATCGCCGTGCCGCCGGTGCTCAGGCAGCCAGTCGAGCCGACAGCCGCGCCACCGTTGGCGAAGGCAACCAGTTCCGGAGAACCGACGAAGCGGAAGTTCTCGAAGGAACCCAACTCGTTCTCGTGGATCGGACGACGCGAGCCGTAGGAAGCCACCGGGGTGTAGCCCGGGAAGGCGGTCACGTCACGGAGGTCGGCGTCGAGGTCGGTCGAGAGGAAGACGAGGAACGCGGCTTCGATCGGCTTGGTGCCGATGTTCGGGGTCGGAGCCAGAATGCTCGTCGGCTTGCGGCCGTGGTTGGCCATCAGCGAACGGGCGACCTTCCGCAACATCTTGGCCGTAATCTTGCCATTGACCGTCGCGATCGTGGTGCCGGTGCCGCCGAAGAAGCGGTTGGTCGAGGCGCGGAGCTTGGAGTACAACTCCATTTCACGGACGAAGGCCATGCGCTCGGCGACTTGCGTCTTCAGCGCGTCGCTGATGTCGTCTTCGTACAGGTCATCGACCACATCGGTGAAGCTGTACAGGCAGCCATACTGCTTCAGGACGACCGGAATGTCCTGAGCAACCAGCGAGTCGGGAGTCGGGGTGACGCCTTCGGCGATCAGGTTGTTCGTGACGATCGTGCTGACGCTGTTCGACGCTTCGGTTTCGACCGTGGCGCCGGCAGCCGGGAAAAAGATGTTCGGGTTCTGGACGATGGCGTTGTAGGGCACCCAGCGACGGTAGATGACCGTATCCGAAACATTGCGCGGCATCATCTTGTGATCACCGGCGAGTTGAAGCACTTCGCAGGGGATGGCACGGGCAAGGATTTCACCTTTCCATTTGCCGATCCGGGGTGCTTGCGTTGCGTAAAGTTGGCCTGACATGGCGTATTGCTCCTTGATGGTTTTGCTACGAGGTTTGTTTGGTTAGTCACTCGGCCATCAAGGTCGGATGTTTTTGCTGGCGTCACTCGGGCGCCAATGCACGAACGATAGTCAATCACTATCGAGTTGTCAAGCAAGCGACAAAAAAAACCCCGGCTCATGGCCGGGGCTGGTTATCACCGAATGGTGCGCGTTAGTTGGGGCAGACCGTGGTGCGGATGCCGCGACCGTCGATCTCGGTCTTGCAAGCCTTGGGTGCCGGAGCGGCAGCCGGAGT
This genomic interval carries:
- a CDS encoding N4-gp56 family major capsid protein; the encoded protein is MSGQLYATQAPRIGKWKGEILARAIPCEVLQLAGDHKMMPRNVSDTVIYRRWVPYNAIVQNPNIFFPAAGATVETEASNSVSTIVTNNLIAEGVTPTPDSLVAQDIPVVLKQYGCLYSFTDVVDDLYEDDISDALKTQVAERMAFVREMELYSKLRASTNRFFGGTGTTIATVNGKITAKMLRKVARSLMANHGRKPTSILAPTPNIGTKPIEAAFLVFLSTDLDADLRDVTAFPGYTPVASYGSRRPIHENELGSFENFRFVGSPELVAFANGGAAVGSTGCLSTGGTAIDVYPIIMTAQSGYGTVALRGSKSFDLGVIPVGNRDSADPLAQRGYVGAKFYAASVLLNQQWMAVAFVGAGDLA